The following are from one region of the Zonotrichia albicollis isolate bZonAlb1 chromosome 15, bZonAlb1.hap1, whole genome shotgun sequence genome:
- the ANXA6 gene encoding annexin A6 isoform X2: MAPQGKVYRGSVKDFQGFDANQDAEALYNAMKGFGSDKEAILDLITSRSNKQRVEICQAYKSLYGKDLIADLKYELTGKFERLIVSLMRPPAYGDAKEIKDAISGVGTDEKCLIEILASRTNQEIHDLVAAYKDAYGRDLEADIVGDTSGHFKKMLVVLLQGAREEDDVVSEDLVEQDAKDLLEAGELKWGTDEAQFIFILGRRSRQHLRLVFDEYLKIAGKPIERSIRGELSGDFEKLMLAVVKCIRSKAEYFAERLYKAMKGLGTRDNTLIRIMVSRSEIDMLDIREVFRTKYEKSLYNMIKEDTSGEYKKALLKLCGGDDDAAGEFFPEAAQVAYRMWELSAVKVELRGTVQPAGDFNDDGDAQVLRKAMKGLGTDEGAIIEVVTKRSNAQRQQIIKAYKAHYGRDLLADLKSELSGSLAKLILGLMLTPAQYDAKQLRKAVEGAGTDESVLIEIMATRNNQEIRAINDAYQEAYHKSLEDDLSSDTSGHFKRILVSLALGNRDEGPENLTQAHEDAKKLADVSSNDSSDSLETRFLSILCTRSYPHLRRVFQEFIKMTNHDVEHAIKKRMSGDVRDAFVAIIRSVKNKPAFFADKLYKSMKGAGTDERTLTRIMISRSEIDLFNIRGEFIDLFDKSLHHMIEKDTSGDYRKALLALCGGED; the protein is encoded by the exons ATGGCACCCCAAGGAAAG GTCTACAGGGGCTCAGTGAAGGATTTCCAGGGCTTTGATGCCAACCAGGATGCAGAGGCCTTGTACAATGCCATGAAGGGATTTG GCAGTGACAAGGAGGCCATTCTCGACCTCATCACCTCCAGGAGCAACAAGCAGCGGGTGGAGATCTGCCAGGCCTACAAGTCCCTCTATGGGAAG GACCTGATTGCAGACCTGAAGTACGAGCTGACGGGGAAGTTTGAGCGGCTGATCGTGAGCCTGATGCGGCCCCCAGCCTATGGAGATGCCAAAGAGATCAAAGATGCCATCTCG GGCGTCGGCACAGATGAGAAGTGCCTCATTGAGATCCTGGCCTCCCGCACCAACCAGGAGATCCATGACCTGGTGGCTGCCTACAAAGATG CCTATGGGAGAGACCTGGAAGCTGACATCGTTGGAGACACATCAGGCCACTTCAAGAAGATGCTCGTTGTTCTGCTTCAG GGTGCCAGGGAAGAGGACGATGTGGTGAGCGAGGACTTGGTGGAGCAGGATGCCAAG GACCTGCTGGAAGCTGGGGAGCTGAAATGGGGCACAGATGAGGCCCAGTTCATCTTCATCCTTGGCCGGAGGAGCAGGCAGCATCTCCGCCTGG TCTTTGATGAATATCTGAAGATTGCTGGGAAGCCCATTGAGAGGAGCATCCGGGGGGAGCTCTCTGGTGACTTTGAGAAGCTGATGTTGGCCGTGG TGAAGTGCATCAGGAGCAAAGCAGAGTATTTTGCTGAAAGGCTCTACAAGGCCATGAAG GGTCTGGGCACCAGGGACAACACTCTGATCCGCATCATGGTGTCGCGCAGCGAGATCGACATGCTGGACATCCGGGAGGTGTTCAGGACCAAGTATGAGAAATCTCTCTACAACATGATAAAG GAGGACACGTCTGGGGAGTACAAGAAGGCTCTGCTGAAGCTGTGTGGAGGGGATGATGA tgctgcaggtgagTTCTTCCCCGAGGCGGCGCAGGTGGCCTATCGGATGTGGGAGCTTAGTGCGGTCAAAGTAGAG CTGCGAGGAACTGTGCAGCCTGCAGGAGACTTCAATGATGATGGTGATGCACAGGTGCTGAGGAAGGCCATGAAGGGCCTGG GCACGGATGAAGGAGCCATCATAGAGGTGGTGACCAAGAGGAGCAACGCGCAGAGGCAACAGATCATAAAGGCTTACAAGGCTCATTATGGCAGG GACCTGTTGGCAGACCTGAAGTCTGAGCTGTCTGGCAGCTTGGCCAAGCTGATCCTTGGGCTGATGCTGACGCCGGCTCAGTATGATGCCAAGCAGCTGAGGAAGGCTGTGGAG GGGGCTGGCACAGATGAGAGTGTCCTCATCGAAATCATGGCCACGCGGAACAACCAGGAGATCAGGGCTATCAACGACGCCTATCAGGAAG CCTACCACAAGAGCCTGGAAGATGACCTGAGCTCTGACACATCGGGGCATTTCAAGAGGATTCTCGTGTCCCTGGCTCTG GGCAACCGTGACGAAGGACCAGAGAACCTCACCCAGGCACACGAAGATGCCAAG AAACTTGCTGATGTGTCCAGCAATGACTCCAGTGACTCCCTGGAGACCCGATTCCTCAGCATCCTCTGCACCCGCAGCTACCCCCACCTCCGCAGAG TGTTCCAGGAGTTCATCAAGATGACCAACCATGACGTGGAGCACGCCATCAAGAAGCGGATGTCGGGAGATGTCCGGGACGCCTTCGTGGCCATCA TCCGGAGTGTGAAGAACAAGCCGGCTTTCTTTGCTGACAAGCTCTACAAGTCCATGAAG GGTGCAGGCACAGATGAGAGGACCCTGACCCGGATCATGATTTCTCGGAGCGAGATTGACCTGTTCAACATCCGGGGCGAGTTCATAGACCTGTTTGACAAATCACTGCACCACATGATtgag AAGGACACCTCTGGCGACTACCGCaaggctctgctggccctgtgTGGTGGGGAGGACTAG
- the ANXA6 gene encoding annexin A6 isoform X1, whose amino-acid sequence MAPQGKVYRGSVKDFQGFDANQDAEALYNAMKGFGSDKEAILDLITSRSNKQRVEICQAYKSLYGKDLIADLKYELTGKFERLIVSLMRPPAYGDAKEIKDAISGVGTDEKCLIEILASRTNQEIHDLVAAYKDAYGRDLEADIVGDTSGHFKKMLVVLLQGAREEDDVVSEDLVEQDAKDLLEAGELKWGTDEAQFIFILGRRSRQHLRLVFDEYLKIAGKPIERSIRGELSGDFEKLMLAVVKCIRSKAEYFAERLYKAMKGLGTRDNTLIRIMVSRSEIDMLDIREVFRTKYEKSLYNMIKEDTSGEYKKALLKLCGGDDDAAGEFFPEAAQVAYRMWELSAVKVELRGTVQPAGDFNDDGDAQVLRKAMKGLGTDEGAIIEVVTKRSNAQRQQIIKAYKAHYGRDLLADLKSELSGSLAKLILGLMLTPAQYDAKQLRKAVEGAGTDESVLIEIMATRNNQEIRAINDAYQEAYHKSLEDDLSSDTSGHFKRILVSLALGNRDEGPENLTQAHEDAKVVAETLKLADVSSNDSSDSLETRFLSILCTRSYPHLRRVFQEFIKMTNHDVEHAIKKRMSGDVRDAFVAIIRSVKNKPAFFADKLYKSMKGAGTDERTLTRIMISRSEIDLFNIRGEFIDLFDKSLHHMIEKDTSGDYRKALLALCGGED is encoded by the exons ATGGCACCCCAAGGAAAG GTCTACAGGGGCTCAGTGAAGGATTTCCAGGGCTTTGATGCCAACCAGGATGCAGAGGCCTTGTACAATGCCATGAAGGGATTTG GCAGTGACAAGGAGGCCATTCTCGACCTCATCACCTCCAGGAGCAACAAGCAGCGGGTGGAGATCTGCCAGGCCTACAAGTCCCTCTATGGGAAG GACCTGATTGCAGACCTGAAGTACGAGCTGACGGGGAAGTTTGAGCGGCTGATCGTGAGCCTGATGCGGCCCCCAGCCTATGGAGATGCCAAAGAGATCAAAGATGCCATCTCG GGCGTCGGCACAGATGAGAAGTGCCTCATTGAGATCCTGGCCTCCCGCACCAACCAGGAGATCCATGACCTGGTGGCTGCCTACAAAGATG CCTATGGGAGAGACCTGGAAGCTGACATCGTTGGAGACACATCAGGCCACTTCAAGAAGATGCTCGTTGTTCTGCTTCAG GGTGCCAGGGAAGAGGACGATGTGGTGAGCGAGGACTTGGTGGAGCAGGATGCCAAG GACCTGCTGGAAGCTGGGGAGCTGAAATGGGGCACAGATGAGGCCCAGTTCATCTTCATCCTTGGCCGGAGGAGCAGGCAGCATCTCCGCCTGG TCTTTGATGAATATCTGAAGATTGCTGGGAAGCCCATTGAGAGGAGCATCCGGGGGGAGCTCTCTGGTGACTTTGAGAAGCTGATGTTGGCCGTGG TGAAGTGCATCAGGAGCAAAGCAGAGTATTTTGCTGAAAGGCTCTACAAGGCCATGAAG GGTCTGGGCACCAGGGACAACACTCTGATCCGCATCATGGTGTCGCGCAGCGAGATCGACATGCTGGACATCCGGGAGGTGTTCAGGACCAAGTATGAGAAATCTCTCTACAACATGATAAAG GAGGACACGTCTGGGGAGTACAAGAAGGCTCTGCTGAAGCTGTGTGGAGGGGATGATGA tgctgcaggtgagTTCTTCCCCGAGGCGGCGCAGGTGGCCTATCGGATGTGGGAGCTTAGTGCGGTCAAAGTAGAG CTGCGAGGAACTGTGCAGCCTGCAGGAGACTTCAATGATGATGGTGATGCACAGGTGCTGAGGAAGGCCATGAAGGGCCTGG GCACGGATGAAGGAGCCATCATAGAGGTGGTGACCAAGAGGAGCAACGCGCAGAGGCAACAGATCATAAAGGCTTACAAGGCTCATTATGGCAGG GACCTGTTGGCAGACCTGAAGTCTGAGCTGTCTGGCAGCTTGGCCAAGCTGATCCTTGGGCTGATGCTGACGCCGGCTCAGTATGATGCCAAGCAGCTGAGGAAGGCTGTGGAG GGGGCTGGCACAGATGAGAGTGTCCTCATCGAAATCATGGCCACGCGGAACAACCAGGAGATCAGGGCTATCAACGACGCCTATCAGGAAG CCTACCACAAGAGCCTGGAAGATGACCTGAGCTCTGACACATCGGGGCATTTCAAGAGGATTCTCGTGTCCCTGGCTCTG GGCAACCGTGACGAAGGACCAGAGAACCTCACCCAGGCACACGAAGATGCCAAG GTTGTTGCTGAGACCCTG AAACTTGCTGATGTGTCCAGCAATGACTCCAGTGACTCCCTGGAGACCCGATTCCTCAGCATCCTCTGCACCCGCAGCTACCCCCACCTCCGCAGAG TGTTCCAGGAGTTCATCAAGATGACCAACCATGACGTGGAGCACGCCATCAAGAAGCGGATGTCGGGAGATGTCCGGGACGCCTTCGTGGCCATCA TCCGGAGTGTGAAGAACAAGCCGGCTTTCTTTGCTGACAAGCTCTACAAGTCCATGAAG GGTGCAGGCACAGATGAGAGGACCCTGACCCGGATCATGATTTCTCGGAGCGAGATTGACCTGTTCAACATCCGGGGCGAGTTCATAGACCTGTTTGACAAATCACTGCACCACATGATtgag AAGGACACCTCTGGCGACTACCGCaaggctctgctggccctgtgTGGTGGGGAGGACTAG